A genome region from Bombus pyrosoma isolate SC7728 linkage group LG14, ASM1482585v1, whole genome shotgun sequence includes the following:
- the LOC122575077 gene encoding inward rectifier potassium channel 4-like isoform X6: MDGSTLKTLSPSSSGSGKIHLGEGMALSGLRRALSQVSMLVVKATTSGEAAWREELQKYRQTRFSSRRIRKRVVFKHGDCNVVQGNVAKRRRRYLQDIFTTLVDAQWRWTLLVFSMNFLLSWLGFALIWWLIAYSHGDLDLENQNNPNITFTPCIREIRGFTSSFLFSIETQHTIGYGSKHPTDECPEAVFVICIQSMTGVILQAFMVGIVFAKLSRPKKRTQTLLFSRNAVICQRDGQPCLMFRVGDMRKSHIIEAHVRAQMIKRKVTREGELLPFFQTELKVGGDGEEDKIFFIWPTTIVHKIDEKSPLYHISASDMLRERFEIIVMLEGVIESTGMTTQARSSYLPSEILWGHRFEHIITFKKETGEYEVNYSLFNNTYEVDTPLCSAADLDKLRTMQRSKGGISERASNSGFAHYRDASSSSLTTGSGSSLASSTGGLHMNVPMTLTPIPVMITGPDGSLRRESMQSAQTDLKQSIFYTHNEFLDGDPHVLNHYSHEELRNQEDYDRVLEDINATLRKNRAPSKEDRRIHREPSKCTLDSRKSESRDTIKRSSSRTTMDQVPVISSLSKSPSRQHLDPRHSKFAESSEAYREPSPHPLTSSRSSLGENHKGPQKKTSFILGDVEHHVIDMEPMKEFPARNALEGDSSKTNHLPRHAVFYQEQV; this comes from the exons atggATGGATCGACGTTGAAAACACTTTCACCGAGTTCCTCGGGATCCGGAAAGATCCACTTGGGCGAGGGAATGGCGTTATCCGGTCTACGGAGAGCGTTGTCTCAAGTGTCGATGCTGGTCGTTAAGGCGACCACGTCAGGGGAAGCTGCTTGGAGGGAAGAATTGCAGAA ATACCGGCAAACAAGATTCAGCTCACGACGGATACGCAAAAGAGTGGTTTTCAAGCACGGCGATTGCAATGTCGTACAAGGAAATGTCGCCAAGAGACGGCGCCGTTACCTTCAG GATATTTTCACGACGCTGGTGGACGCACAATGGCGTTGGACTCTGCTGGTGTTCTCCATGAACTTCCTACTGTCATGGCTCGGTTTCGCCCTGATATGGTGGCTGATAGCGTACAGTCACGGCGACCTCGACCTAGAAAATCAGAACAATCCAAACATAACGTTCACCCCGTGCATCAGGGAGATTCGTGGATTCACCAGCTCCTTCCTATTTTCCATCGAGACGCAGCACACGATCGG GTACGGGTCGAAACACCCAACAGACGAGTGTCCAGAGGCAGTGTTCGTGATATGCATCCAGTCAATGACAGGTGTGATCCTGCAGGCCTTCATGGTCGGCATAGTTTTCGCGAAACTGTCCCGGCCGAAGAAGAGAACACAGACGTTGCTGTTTTCAAGGAACGCTGTGATCTGTCAAAGGGATGGACAACCCTGTTTGATGTTCCGTGTCGGTGACATGAGGAAGAGTCACATCATCGAGGCTCACGTCAGAGCCCAGATGATCAAAAGGAAG GTTACCAGAGAAGGAGAACTGCTGCCGTTCTTCCAAACAGAATTGAAAGTGGGCGGTGATGGCGAGGAGGACAAGATATTCTTTATTTGGCCAACGACGATCGTTCACAAGATAGACGAAAAGTCGCCTCTTTATCATATATCAGCCAGCGATATGCTCAGGGAACGATTCGAGATTATCGTCATGTTGGAAG GTGTCATCGAATCAACTGGCATGACGACTCAAGCCAGAAGCTCGTACCTGCCGTCGGAAATTTTATGGGGACACAGATTTGAACATATAATCACGTTCAAAAAGGAGACTGGGGAATACGAAGTGAACTATTCCTTGTTCAACAATACCTACGAGGTTGACACACCATTATGTTCAGCGGCTGATTTGGACAAACTTAGGACGATGCAACGATCGAAAGGAG GTATTTCAGAACGTGCGAGCAACAGCGGATTCGCTCATTATCGCGATGCGTCGAGCAGTTCTTTGACCACCGGATCCGGTTCCAGCCTAGCGTCGTCAACAGGCGGATTGCACATGAACGTGCCGATGACGCTCACTCCGATTCCAGTTATGATCACCGGCCCTGACGGTTCTCTTAGACGCGAGAGCATGCAAAGCGCGCAAACTGACTTGAAGCAGTCCATATTTTACACGCACAACGAG TTCCTGGACGGTGATCCGCACGTTTTAAATCATTATTCCCACGAGGAATTAAGAAACCAAGAGGATTATGATCGTGTATTGGAAGATATAAACGCCACCTTAAGGAAAAATCGAGCACCGAGTAAGGAAGACAGAAGAATACACAGGGAACCGTCCAAGTGTACCTTAGACTCTAGGAAGAGCGAGTCGAGAGACACGATAAAGAGATCCAGTTCTAGGACGACGATGGATCAAGTTCCAGTTATCAGCTCCCTATCGAAATCACCATCGCGACAGCATTTAGATCCCAG ACATAGCAAGTTCGCGGAATCCTCGGAAGCGTATCGCGAACCTTCGCCTCATCCTCTCACCTCCTCGAGGTCCAGCCTGGGAGAGAATCACAAGGGCCCGCAGAAAAAGACCAGCTTCATCTTAGGCGACGTCGAACACCACGTGATAGATATGGAGCCTATGAAGGAGTTTCCCGCTCGGAACGCGTTGGAGGGCGATTCGTCCAAAACGAATCATCTTCCTAGGCACGCTGTTTTCTATCAGGAACAAGTGTAG
- the LOC122575077 gene encoding ATP-sensitive inward rectifier potassium channel 12-like isoform X3, whose protein sequence is MDGSTLKTLSPSSSGSGKIHLGEGMALSGLRRALSQVSMLVVKATTSGEAAWREELQKYVASTARFITMHEAPSRLTVFPTKSYDNTVYRQTRFSSRRIRKRVVFKHGDCNVVQGNVAKRRRRYLQDIFTTLVDAQWRWTLLVFSMNFLLSWLGFALIWWLIAYSHGDLDLENQNNPNITFTPCIREIRGFTSSFLFSIETQHTIGYGSKHPTDECPEAVFVICIQSMTGVILQAFMVGIVFAKLSRPKKRTQTLLFSRNAVICQRDGQPCLMFRVGDMRKSHIIEAHVRAQMIKRKVTREGELLPFFQTELKVGGDGEEDKIFFIWPTTIVHKIDEKSPLYHISASDMLRERFEIIVMLEGVIESTGMTTQARSSYLPSEILWGHRFEHIITFKKETGEYEVNYSLFNNTYEVDTPLCSAADLDKLRTMQRSKGGISERASNSGFAHYRDASSSSLTTGSGSSLASSTGGLHMNVPMTLTPIPVMITGPDGSLRRESMQSAQTDLKQSIFYTHNEFLDGDPHVLNHYSHEELRNQEDYDRVLEDINATLRKNRAPSKEDRRIHREPSKCTLDSRKSESRDTIKRSSSRTTMDQVPVISSLSKSPSRQHLDPRHSKFAESSEAYREPSPHPLTSSRSSLGENHKGPQKKTSFILGDVEHHVIDMEPMKEFPARNALEGDSSKTNHLPRHAVFYQEQV, encoded by the exons atggATGGATCGACGTTGAAAACACTTTCACCGAGTTCCTCGGGATCCGGAAAGATCCACTTGGGCGAGGGAATGGCGTTATCCGGTCTACGGAGAGCGTTGTCTCAAGTGTCGATGCTGGTCGTTAAGGCGACCACGTCAGGGGAAGCTGCTTGGAGGGAAGAATTGCAGAAGTATGTCGCTTCTACTGCACGTTTTATTAC tatGCACGAAGCACCTTCGAGATTGACTGTATTTCCAACAAAGAGTTACGACAACACCGT ATACCGGCAAACAAGATTCAGCTCACGACGGATACGCAAAAGAGTGGTTTTCAAGCACGGCGATTGCAATGTCGTACAAGGAAATGTCGCCAAGAGACGGCGCCGTTACCTTCAG GATATTTTCACGACGCTGGTGGACGCACAATGGCGTTGGACTCTGCTGGTGTTCTCCATGAACTTCCTACTGTCATGGCTCGGTTTCGCCCTGATATGGTGGCTGATAGCGTACAGTCACGGCGACCTCGACCTAGAAAATCAGAACAATCCAAACATAACGTTCACCCCGTGCATCAGGGAGATTCGTGGATTCACCAGCTCCTTCCTATTTTCCATCGAGACGCAGCACACGATCGG GTACGGGTCGAAACACCCAACAGACGAGTGTCCAGAGGCAGTGTTCGTGATATGCATCCAGTCAATGACAGGTGTGATCCTGCAGGCCTTCATGGTCGGCATAGTTTTCGCGAAACTGTCCCGGCCGAAGAAGAGAACACAGACGTTGCTGTTTTCAAGGAACGCTGTGATCTGTCAAAGGGATGGACAACCCTGTTTGATGTTCCGTGTCGGTGACATGAGGAAGAGTCACATCATCGAGGCTCACGTCAGAGCCCAGATGATCAAAAGGAAG GTTACCAGAGAAGGAGAACTGCTGCCGTTCTTCCAAACAGAATTGAAAGTGGGCGGTGATGGCGAGGAGGACAAGATATTCTTTATTTGGCCAACGACGATCGTTCACAAGATAGACGAAAAGTCGCCTCTTTATCATATATCAGCCAGCGATATGCTCAGGGAACGATTCGAGATTATCGTCATGTTGGAAG GTGTCATCGAATCAACTGGCATGACGACTCAAGCCAGAAGCTCGTACCTGCCGTCGGAAATTTTATGGGGACACAGATTTGAACATATAATCACGTTCAAAAAGGAGACTGGGGAATACGAAGTGAACTATTCCTTGTTCAACAATACCTACGAGGTTGACACACCATTATGTTCAGCGGCTGATTTGGACAAACTTAGGACGATGCAACGATCGAAAGGAG GTATTTCAGAACGTGCGAGCAACAGCGGATTCGCTCATTATCGCGATGCGTCGAGCAGTTCTTTGACCACCGGATCCGGTTCCAGCCTAGCGTCGTCAACAGGCGGATTGCACATGAACGTGCCGATGACGCTCACTCCGATTCCAGTTATGATCACCGGCCCTGACGGTTCTCTTAGACGCGAGAGCATGCAAAGCGCGCAAACTGACTTGAAGCAGTCCATATTTTACACGCACAACGAG TTCCTGGACGGTGATCCGCACGTTTTAAATCATTATTCCCACGAGGAATTAAGAAACCAAGAGGATTATGATCGTGTATTGGAAGATATAAACGCCACCTTAAGGAAAAATCGAGCACCGAGTAAGGAAGACAGAAGAATACACAGGGAACCGTCCAAGTGTACCTTAGACTCTAGGAAGAGCGAGTCGAGAGACACGATAAAGAGATCCAGTTCTAGGACGACGATGGATCAAGTTCCAGTTATCAGCTCCCTATCGAAATCACCATCGCGACAGCATTTAGATCCCAG ACATAGCAAGTTCGCGGAATCCTCGGAAGCGTATCGCGAACCTTCGCCTCATCCTCTCACCTCCTCGAGGTCCAGCCTGGGAGAGAATCACAAGGGCCCGCAGAAAAAGACCAGCTTCATCTTAGGCGACGTCGAACACCACGTGATAGATATGGAGCCTATGAAGGAGTTTCCCGCTCGGAACGCGTTGGAGGGCGATTCGTCCAAAACGAATCATCTTCCTAGGCACGCTGTTTTCTATCAGGAACAAGTGTAG
- the LOC122575077 gene encoding inward rectifier potassium channel 16-like isoform X4, producing the protein MDGSTLKTLSPSSSGSGKIHLGEGMALSGLRRALSQVSMLVVKATTSGEAAWREELQNMHEAPSRLTVFPTKSYDNTVYRQTRFSSRRIRKRVVFKHGDCNVVQGNVAKRRRRYLQDIFTTLVDAQWRWTLLVFSMNFLLSWLGFALIWWLIAYSHGDLDLENQNNPNITFTPCIREIRGFTSSFLFSIETQHTIGYGSKHPTDECPEAVFVICIQSMTGVILQAFMVGIVFAKLSRPKKRTQTLLFSRNAVICQRDGQPCLMFRVGDMRKSHIIEAHVRAQMIKRKVTREGELLPFFQTELKVGGDGEEDKIFFIWPTTIVHKIDEKSPLYHISASDMLRERFEIIVMLEGVIESTGMTTQARSSYLPSEILWGHRFEHIITFKKETGEYEVNYSLFNNTYEVDTPLCSAADLDKLRTMQRSKGGISERASNSGFAHYRDASSSSLTTGSGSSLASSTGGLHMNVPMTLTPIPVMITGPDGSLRRESMQSAQTDLKQSIFYTHNEFLDGDPHVLNHYSHEELRNQEDYDRVLEDINATLRKNRAPSKEDRRIHREPSKCTLDSRKSESRDTIKRSSSRTTMDQVPVISSLSKSPSRQHLDPRHSKFAESSEAYREPSPHPLTSSRSSLGENHKGPQKKTSFILGDVEHHVIDMEPMKEFPARNALEGDSSKTNHLPRHAVFYQEQV; encoded by the exons atggATGGATCGACGTTGAAAACACTTTCACCGAGTTCCTCGGGATCCGGAAAGATCCACTTGGGCGAGGGAATGGCGTTATCCGGTCTACGGAGAGCGTTGTCTCAAGTGTCGATGCTGGTCGTTAAGGCGACCACGTCAGGGGAAGCTGCTTGGAGGGAAGAATTGCAGAA tatGCACGAAGCACCTTCGAGATTGACTGTATTTCCAACAAAGAGTTACGACAACACCGT ATACCGGCAAACAAGATTCAGCTCACGACGGATACGCAAAAGAGTGGTTTTCAAGCACGGCGATTGCAATGTCGTACAAGGAAATGTCGCCAAGAGACGGCGCCGTTACCTTCAG GATATTTTCACGACGCTGGTGGACGCACAATGGCGTTGGACTCTGCTGGTGTTCTCCATGAACTTCCTACTGTCATGGCTCGGTTTCGCCCTGATATGGTGGCTGATAGCGTACAGTCACGGCGACCTCGACCTAGAAAATCAGAACAATCCAAACATAACGTTCACCCCGTGCATCAGGGAGATTCGTGGATTCACCAGCTCCTTCCTATTTTCCATCGAGACGCAGCACACGATCGG GTACGGGTCGAAACACCCAACAGACGAGTGTCCAGAGGCAGTGTTCGTGATATGCATCCAGTCAATGACAGGTGTGATCCTGCAGGCCTTCATGGTCGGCATAGTTTTCGCGAAACTGTCCCGGCCGAAGAAGAGAACACAGACGTTGCTGTTTTCAAGGAACGCTGTGATCTGTCAAAGGGATGGACAACCCTGTTTGATGTTCCGTGTCGGTGACATGAGGAAGAGTCACATCATCGAGGCTCACGTCAGAGCCCAGATGATCAAAAGGAAG GTTACCAGAGAAGGAGAACTGCTGCCGTTCTTCCAAACAGAATTGAAAGTGGGCGGTGATGGCGAGGAGGACAAGATATTCTTTATTTGGCCAACGACGATCGTTCACAAGATAGACGAAAAGTCGCCTCTTTATCATATATCAGCCAGCGATATGCTCAGGGAACGATTCGAGATTATCGTCATGTTGGAAG GTGTCATCGAATCAACTGGCATGACGACTCAAGCCAGAAGCTCGTACCTGCCGTCGGAAATTTTATGGGGACACAGATTTGAACATATAATCACGTTCAAAAAGGAGACTGGGGAATACGAAGTGAACTATTCCTTGTTCAACAATACCTACGAGGTTGACACACCATTATGTTCAGCGGCTGATTTGGACAAACTTAGGACGATGCAACGATCGAAAGGAG GTATTTCAGAACGTGCGAGCAACAGCGGATTCGCTCATTATCGCGATGCGTCGAGCAGTTCTTTGACCACCGGATCCGGTTCCAGCCTAGCGTCGTCAACAGGCGGATTGCACATGAACGTGCCGATGACGCTCACTCCGATTCCAGTTATGATCACCGGCCCTGACGGTTCTCTTAGACGCGAGAGCATGCAAAGCGCGCAAACTGACTTGAAGCAGTCCATATTTTACACGCACAACGAG TTCCTGGACGGTGATCCGCACGTTTTAAATCATTATTCCCACGAGGAATTAAGAAACCAAGAGGATTATGATCGTGTATTGGAAGATATAAACGCCACCTTAAGGAAAAATCGAGCACCGAGTAAGGAAGACAGAAGAATACACAGGGAACCGTCCAAGTGTACCTTAGACTCTAGGAAGAGCGAGTCGAGAGACACGATAAAGAGATCCAGTTCTAGGACGACGATGGATCAAGTTCCAGTTATCAGCTCCCTATCGAAATCACCATCGCGACAGCATTTAGATCCCAG ACATAGCAAGTTCGCGGAATCCTCGGAAGCGTATCGCGAACCTTCGCCTCATCCTCTCACCTCCTCGAGGTCCAGCCTGGGAGAGAATCACAAGGGCCCGCAGAAAAAGACCAGCTTCATCTTAGGCGACGTCGAACACCACGTGATAGATATGGAGCCTATGAAGGAGTTTCCCGCTCGGAACGCGTTGGAGGGCGATTCGTCCAAAACGAATCATCTTCCTAGGCACGCTGTTTTCTATCAGGAACAAGTGTAG
- the LOC122575077 gene encoding inward rectifier potassium channel irk-1-like isoform X5, with protein MDGSTLKTLSPSSSGSGKIHLGEGMALSGLRRALSQVSMLVVKATTSGEAAWREELQKYVASTARFITYRQTRFSSRRIRKRVVFKHGDCNVVQGNVAKRRRRYLQDIFTTLVDAQWRWTLLVFSMNFLLSWLGFALIWWLIAYSHGDLDLENQNNPNITFTPCIREIRGFTSSFLFSIETQHTIGYGSKHPTDECPEAVFVICIQSMTGVILQAFMVGIVFAKLSRPKKRTQTLLFSRNAVICQRDGQPCLMFRVGDMRKSHIIEAHVRAQMIKRKVTREGELLPFFQTELKVGGDGEEDKIFFIWPTTIVHKIDEKSPLYHISASDMLRERFEIIVMLEGVIESTGMTTQARSSYLPSEILWGHRFEHIITFKKETGEYEVNYSLFNNTYEVDTPLCSAADLDKLRTMQRSKGGISERASNSGFAHYRDASSSSLTTGSGSSLASSTGGLHMNVPMTLTPIPVMITGPDGSLRRESMQSAQTDLKQSIFYTHNEFLDGDPHVLNHYSHEELRNQEDYDRVLEDINATLRKNRAPSKEDRRIHREPSKCTLDSRKSESRDTIKRSSSRTTMDQVPVISSLSKSPSRQHLDPRHSKFAESSEAYREPSPHPLTSSRSSLGENHKGPQKKTSFILGDVEHHVIDMEPMKEFPARNALEGDSSKTNHLPRHAVFYQEQV; from the exons atggATGGATCGACGTTGAAAACACTTTCACCGAGTTCCTCGGGATCCGGAAAGATCCACTTGGGCGAGGGAATGGCGTTATCCGGTCTACGGAGAGCGTTGTCTCAAGTGTCGATGCTGGTCGTTAAGGCGACCACGTCAGGGGAAGCTGCTTGGAGGGAAGAATTGCAGAAGTATGTCGCTTCTACTGCACGTTTTATTAC ATACCGGCAAACAAGATTCAGCTCACGACGGATACGCAAAAGAGTGGTTTTCAAGCACGGCGATTGCAATGTCGTACAAGGAAATGTCGCCAAGAGACGGCGCCGTTACCTTCAG GATATTTTCACGACGCTGGTGGACGCACAATGGCGTTGGACTCTGCTGGTGTTCTCCATGAACTTCCTACTGTCATGGCTCGGTTTCGCCCTGATATGGTGGCTGATAGCGTACAGTCACGGCGACCTCGACCTAGAAAATCAGAACAATCCAAACATAACGTTCACCCCGTGCATCAGGGAGATTCGTGGATTCACCAGCTCCTTCCTATTTTCCATCGAGACGCAGCACACGATCGG GTACGGGTCGAAACACCCAACAGACGAGTGTCCAGAGGCAGTGTTCGTGATATGCATCCAGTCAATGACAGGTGTGATCCTGCAGGCCTTCATGGTCGGCATAGTTTTCGCGAAACTGTCCCGGCCGAAGAAGAGAACACAGACGTTGCTGTTTTCAAGGAACGCTGTGATCTGTCAAAGGGATGGACAACCCTGTTTGATGTTCCGTGTCGGTGACATGAGGAAGAGTCACATCATCGAGGCTCACGTCAGAGCCCAGATGATCAAAAGGAAG GTTACCAGAGAAGGAGAACTGCTGCCGTTCTTCCAAACAGAATTGAAAGTGGGCGGTGATGGCGAGGAGGACAAGATATTCTTTATTTGGCCAACGACGATCGTTCACAAGATAGACGAAAAGTCGCCTCTTTATCATATATCAGCCAGCGATATGCTCAGGGAACGATTCGAGATTATCGTCATGTTGGAAG GTGTCATCGAATCAACTGGCATGACGACTCAAGCCAGAAGCTCGTACCTGCCGTCGGAAATTTTATGGGGACACAGATTTGAACATATAATCACGTTCAAAAAGGAGACTGGGGAATACGAAGTGAACTATTCCTTGTTCAACAATACCTACGAGGTTGACACACCATTATGTTCAGCGGCTGATTTGGACAAACTTAGGACGATGCAACGATCGAAAGGAG GTATTTCAGAACGTGCGAGCAACAGCGGATTCGCTCATTATCGCGATGCGTCGAGCAGTTCTTTGACCACCGGATCCGGTTCCAGCCTAGCGTCGTCAACAGGCGGATTGCACATGAACGTGCCGATGACGCTCACTCCGATTCCAGTTATGATCACCGGCCCTGACGGTTCTCTTAGACGCGAGAGCATGCAAAGCGCGCAAACTGACTTGAAGCAGTCCATATTTTACACGCACAACGAG TTCCTGGACGGTGATCCGCACGTTTTAAATCATTATTCCCACGAGGAATTAAGAAACCAAGAGGATTATGATCGTGTATTGGAAGATATAAACGCCACCTTAAGGAAAAATCGAGCACCGAGTAAGGAAGACAGAAGAATACACAGGGAACCGTCCAAGTGTACCTTAGACTCTAGGAAGAGCGAGTCGAGAGACACGATAAAGAGATCCAGTTCTAGGACGACGATGGATCAAGTTCCAGTTATCAGCTCCCTATCGAAATCACCATCGCGACAGCATTTAGATCCCAG ACATAGCAAGTTCGCGGAATCCTCGGAAGCGTATCGCGAACCTTCGCCTCATCCTCTCACCTCCTCGAGGTCCAGCCTGGGAGAGAATCACAAGGGCCCGCAGAAAAAGACCAGCTTCATCTTAGGCGACGTCGAACACCACGTGATAGATATGGAGCCTATGAAGGAGTTTCCCGCTCGGAACGCGTTGGAGGGCGATTCGTCCAAAACGAATCATCTTCCTAGGCACGCTGTTTTCTATCAGGAACAAGTGTAG